A genomic region of Pyrus communis chromosome 14, drPyrComm1.1, whole genome shotgun sequence contains the following coding sequences:
- the LOC137715186 gene encoding uncharacterized protein isoform X3, with amino-acid sequence MFWKLTSLSASSPVETVLDKENFTLEELLDEEEIIQECKALNTRLINFLRDRDQVEQLLRYIVEEAPEDAESKRAFKFPFIACEVFTCEIDVILKTLVDEEKLMNLLFSFLEPNRPHSAPLAGYFSKVVVCLMMRKTVPLMNYVQAHQDVFRQLVDLIGITSIMEVLVRLVGADDHVYPNFIDVMQWLAESNLLEMIVDKLSPNNPPEVHANAAETLSAITRNAPSALANKLSSPSFVTRIFGHALEDSHSKSGLVHSLSVCISLLDPKRSAVSSPLFHSFRSQHMYESPIPVNPDTVSTMLPKLGDLLMLLNVSSDEKTLPTTYGELRPPLGKHRLKIVEFIAVLLRSGNEEAEKELVSSGTIQRVIDLFFEYPYNSSLHHHVDSIISSCLESKSDAIVDHLLRECDLIGKFLQTDKHPILSGDANKPTVPAAGKSAPRAGNLGHITRISNKLIQLGNSQSRVQACLQENSEWNEWQTTVLQGRNAVENVYRWACGRPTALQDRTRDSDEDDMNDRNFDVAALANNLSQAFRYKIYENEDAGEDQGALDRDDEDVYFDDESAEVVISSLRLGDDQGSVLNMFN; translated from the exons atGTTTTGGAAGCTCACTTCTCTCTCTGCCTCATCGCCT GTGGAGACAGTGCTAGACAAGGAAAATTTTACATTAGAGGAGCTTCTGGACGAAGAAGAGATCATCCAAGAATGCAAAGCCTTAAACACTCGTCTCATTAATTT TTTACGAGATAGAGACCAGGTGGAGCAATTATTGCGTTATATTGTTGAAGAAGCGCCTGAGGATGCTGAAAGCAAACGAGCCTTCAA GTTCCCCTTCATTGCTTGTGAGGTTTTTACATGTGAAATTGATGTTATCTTAAAGACTTTGGTGGATGAAGAGAAG CTAATGAACTTACTTTTCTCCTTCTTGGAACCAAATCGTCCTCATAGTGCCCCACTGGCTGGGTATTTCAGCAAG GTTGTTGTATGCCTAATGATGCGGAAGACAGTCCCACTTATGAATTATGTTCAA GCCCATCAGGATGTTTTCCGTCAGCTAGTTGATTTGATAGGAATTACGTCCATCATGGAG GTTTTGGTTCGACTTGTTGGTGCGGATGACCATGTGTATCCCAATTTTATTGATGTGATGCAATGGTTAGCTGAAAGTAACCTGCTTGAAATGATCGTAGATAAGTTGAGCCCAAAT AATCCTCCTGAAGTTCATGCTAATGCAGCCGAAACACTTTCTGCTATAACTCGAAATGCTCCATCGGCCCTAGCCAACAAACTTTCCAGTCCAAG TTTTGTTACAAGAATATTTGGTCATGCATTGGAAGATTCACATTCAAAGTCTGGTCTTGTACACTCACTTTCGGTCTGCATCTCTTTGTTGGATCCGAAAAGATCAGCAGTTTCTTCTCCCTTGTTCCATTCTTTTCGGAGCCAACATATGTACGAGTCTCCAATCCCTGTTAATCCAGATACTGTCAGTACAATGCTCCCAAAACTTG GCGACTTGCTTATGCTTTTGAATGTGTCATCGGATGAGAAAACATTGCCAACAACATATGGAGAGTTGAGGCCTCCACTTGGAAAGCATCGTTTAAag ATTGTGGAGTTCATTGCTGTTCTACTGAGATCAGGCAATGAAGAGGCAGAAAAGGAATTGGTTAGCTCGGGAACCATCCAACGGGTTATTGATCTTTTCTTTGA GTACCCCTACAATAGTTCCTTACATCATCATGTAGATAGTATAATATCGTCATGCTTGGAAAGCAAGAGTGATGCCATTGTTGACCATCTTCTTCGAGAGTGTGATTTAATTGGAAAGTTCCTTCAAACAGATAAACATCCTATTCTATCTGGTGATGCTAATAAG CCAACGGTACCTGCTGCCGGAAAGTCAGCACCACGGGCAGGAAACCTTGGGCACATAACACGAATTTCTaacaagctcattcaattgggaAACAGCCAAAGCCGTGTTCAGGCATGCCTTCAG GAAAATAGCGAATGGAATGAGTGGCAAACAACAGTTCTGCAGGGGCGCAATGCAGTTGAAAATGTTTATCGATGGGCTTGCGG TCGCCCAACTGCTTTGCAAGACAGGACAAGGGATAGCGACGAGGATGACATGAATGACAGAAATTTTGATGTAGCAGCTCTAGCAAATAATCTAAGCCAGGCTTTTAGATACAAAATTTATGAGAATGAGGATGCAGGAGAG GACCAGGGAGCTCTTGATCGAGATGACGAG GATGTCTACTTTGACGATGAATCTGCTGAAGTGGTCATATCATCCTTGCGTCTTGGTGATGACCAGGGAAG TGTACTAAATATGTTCAACTGA
- the LOC137715186 gene encoding uncharacterized protein isoform X1 has translation MFWKLTSLSASSPVETVLDKENFTLEELLDEEEIIQECKALNTRLINFLRDRDQVEQLLRYIVEEAPEDAESKRAFKFPFIACEVFTCEIDVILKTLVDEEKLMNLLFSFLEPNRPHSAPLAGYFSKVVVCLMMRKTVPLMNYVQAHQDVFRQLVDLIGITSIMEVLVRLVGADDHVYPNFIDVMQWLAESNLLEMIVDKLSPNNPPEVHANAAETLSAITRNAPSALANKLSSPSFVTRIFGHALEDSHSKSGLVHSLSVCISLLDPKRSAVSSPLFHSFRSQHMYESPIPVNPDTVSTMLPKLGDLLMLLNVSSDEKTLPTTYGELRPPLGKHRLKIVEFIAVLLRSGNEEAEKELVSSGTIQRVIDLFFEYPYNSSLHHHVDSIISSCLESKSDAIVDHLLRECDLIGKFLQTDKHPILSGDANKPTVPAAGKSAPRAGNLGHITRISNKLIQLGNSQSRVQACLQENSEWNEWQTTVLQGRNAVENVYRWACGRPTALQDRTRDSDEDDMNDRNFDVAALANNLSQAFRYKIYENEDAGEDQGALDRDDEDVYFDDESAEVVISSLRLGDDQGSSLFTNSNWFAFQDDRIGDEPVGTSPSEMEEVNLNGTANDGNSSSDDEVVVGDDDELAGSKDSVNGTSSSNTNLMNGFSNSGNMNPDGEKTSASNELGGFFRFETSDNDDMYGDRPLPEWVGWSEASDLQFGGASVNPFEDHDDSVVNPSTAEVVASDVGASLHSSGESTLSNGSPPSSTASTAGSAGSDVSQRSAAVPSLFEEDVEFVGVELEGTEKAMEQALKEGIVGEAGPLKKNIMPKALEKENPADGEAANKEFNDANYWRVDQEVAVSE, from the exons atGTTTTGGAAGCTCACTTCTCTCTCTGCCTCATCGCCT GTGGAGACAGTGCTAGACAAGGAAAATTTTACATTAGAGGAGCTTCTGGACGAAGAAGAGATCATCCAAGAATGCAAAGCCTTAAACACTCGTCTCATTAATTT TTTACGAGATAGAGACCAGGTGGAGCAATTATTGCGTTATATTGTTGAAGAAGCGCCTGAGGATGCTGAAAGCAAACGAGCCTTCAA GTTCCCCTTCATTGCTTGTGAGGTTTTTACATGTGAAATTGATGTTATCTTAAAGACTTTGGTGGATGAAGAGAAG CTAATGAACTTACTTTTCTCCTTCTTGGAACCAAATCGTCCTCATAGTGCCCCACTGGCTGGGTATTTCAGCAAG GTTGTTGTATGCCTAATGATGCGGAAGACAGTCCCACTTATGAATTATGTTCAA GCCCATCAGGATGTTTTCCGTCAGCTAGTTGATTTGATAGGAATTACGTCCATCATGGAG GTTTTGGTTCGACTTGTTGGTGCGGATGACCATGTGTATCCCAATTTTATTGATGTGATGCAATGGTTAGCTGAAAGTAACCTGCTTGAAATGATCGTAGATAAGTTGAGCCCAAAT AATCCTCCTGAAGTTCATGCTAATGCAGCCGAAACACTTTCTGCTATAACTCGAAATGCTCCATCGGCCCTAGCCAACAAACTTTCCAGTCCAAG TTTTGTTACAAGAATATTTGGTCATGCATTGGAAGATTCACATTCAAAGTCTGGTCTTGTACACTCACTTTCGGTCTGCATCTCTTTGTTGGATCCGAAAAGATCAGCAGTTTCTTCTCCCTTGTTCCATTCTTTTCGGAGCCAACATATGTACGAGTCTCCAATCCCTGTTAATCCAGATACTGTCAGTACAATGCTCCCAAAACTTG GCGACTTGCTTATGCTTTTGAATGTGTCATCGGATGAGAAAACATTGCCAACAACATATGGAGAGTTGAGGCCTCCACTTGGAAAGCATCGTTTAAag ATTGTGGAGTTCATTGCTGTTCTACTGAGATCAGGCAATGAAGAGGCAGAAAAGGAATTGGTTAGCTCGGGAACCATCCAACGGGTTATTGATCTTTTCTTTGA GTACCCCTACAATAGTTCCTTACATCATCATGTAGATAGTATAATATCGTCATGCTTGGAAAGCAAGAGTGATGCCATTGTTGACCATCTTCTTCGAGAGTGTGATTTAATTGGAAAGTTCCTTCAAACAGATAAACATCCTATTCTATCTGGTGATGCTAATAAG CCAACGGTACCTGCTGCCGGAAAGTCAGCACCACGGGCAGGAAACCTTGGGCACATAACACGAATTTCTaacaagctcattcaattgggaAACAGCCAAAGCCGTGTTCAGGCATGCCTTCAG GAAAATAGCGAATGGAATGAGTGGCAAACAACAGTTCTGCAGGGGCGCAATGCAGTTGAAAATGTTTATCGATGGGCTTGCGG TCGCCCAACTGCTTTGCAAGACAGGACAAGGGATAGCGACGAGGATGACATGAATGACAGAAATTTTGATGTAGCAGCTCTAGCAAATAATCTAAGCCAGGCTTTTAGATACAAAATTTATGAGAATGAGGATGCAGGAGAG GACCAGGGAGCTCTTGATCGAGATGACGAG GATGTCTACTTTGACGATGAATCTGCTGAAGTGGTCATATCATCCTTGCGTCTTGGTGATGACCAGGGAAG CAGTTTATTCACAAATTCAAACTGGTTTGCGTTCCAAGATGATAGAATTGGTGATGAACCTGTGGGCACATCACCGTCGGAGATGGAAGAAGTAAACTTGAACGGGACTGCGAATGATGGTAATAGCAGTAGTGATGATGAAGTTGTGGTAGGGGATGATGATGAGTTGGCCGGAAGTAAAGACTCCGTCAATGGCACATCCAGTTCCAACACAAACCTTATGAATGGATTTAGCAACAGTGGAAACATGAACCCAGATGGCGAGAAGACAAGTGCATCCAATGAATTGGGGGGTTTCTTCAGATTTGAGACATCCGATAATGATGACATGTATGGAGACAGGCCTTTGCCTGAATGGGTGGGATGGAGTGAAGCTTCAGATTTGCAATTCGGCGGCGCAAGTGTAAATCCATTTGAGGATCATGATGACTCAGTTGTCAATCCTTCCACTGCGGAGGTAGTGGCATCTGATGTTGGTGCTAGTTTGCACTCAAGTGGAGAATCTACACTTTCAAATGGCTCTCCTCCATCCTCCACTGCTTCTACTGCAGGGTCAGCGGGCAGTGATGTGAGCCAGAGATCAGCTGCTGTGCCATCACTGTTTGAAGAGGATGTTGAATTTGTCGGTGTGGAGTTGGAAGGTACTGAGAAGGCTATGGAGCAGGCTCTTAAAGAGGGCATAGTAGGGGAGGCAGGGCCATTGAAGAAAAACATTATGCCAAAGGCGCTAGAAAAGGAGAACCCTGCCGATGGTGAGGCTGCAAATAAGGAGTTCAATGATGCCAACTACTGGAGGGTTGATCAGGAAGTAGCTGTTTCGGAGTGA
- the LOC137715186 gene encoding uncharacterized protein isoform X2, whose amino-acid sequence MFWKLTSLSASSPVETVLDKENFTLEELLDEEEIIQECKALNTRLINFLRDRDQVEQLLRYIVEEAPEDAESKRAFKFPFIACEVFTCEIDVILKTLVDEEKLMNLLFSFLEPNRPHSAPLAGYFSKVVVCLMMRKTVPLMNYVQAHQDVFRQLVDLIGITSIMEVLVRLVGADDHVYPNFIDVMQWLAESNLLEMIVDKLSPNNPPEVHANAAETLSAITRNAPSALANKLSSPSFVTRIFGHALEDSHSKSGLVHSLSVCISLLDPKRSAVSSPLFHSFRSQHMYESPIPVNPDTVSTMLPKLGDLLMLLNVSSDEKTLPTTYGELRPPLGKHRLKIVEFIAVLLRSGNEEAEKELVSSGTIQRVIDLFFEYPYNSSLHHHVDSIISSCLESKSDAIVDHLLRECDLIGKFLQTDKHPILSGDANKPTVPAAGKSAPRAGNLGHITRISNKLIQLGNSQSRVQACLQENSEWNEWQTTVLQGRNAVENVYRWACGRPTALQDRTRDSDEDDMNDRNFDVAALANNLSQAFRYKIYENEDAGEDQGALDRDDEDVYFDDESAEVVISSLRLGDDQGSLFTNSNWFAFQDDRIGDEPVGTSPSEMEEVNLNGTANDGNSSSDDEVVVGDDDELAGSKDSVNGTSSSNTNLMNGFSNSGNMNPDGEKTSASNELGGFFRFETSDNDDMYGDRPLPEWVGWSEASDLQFGGASVNPFEDHDDSVVNPSTAEVVASDVGASLHSSGESTLSNGSPPSSTASTAGSAGSDVSQRSAAVPSLFEEDVEFVGVELEGTEKAMEQALKEGIVGEAGPLKKNIMPKALEKENPADGEAANKEFNDANYWRVDQEVAVSE is encoded by the exons atGTTTTGGAAGCTCACTTCTCTCTCTGCCTCATCGCCT GTGGAGACAGTGCTAGACAAGGAAAATTTTACATTAGAGGAGCTTCTGGACGAAGAAGAGATCATCCAAGAATGCAAAGCCTTAAACACTCGTCTCATTAATTT TTTACGAGATAGAGACCAGGTGGAGCAATTATTGCGTTATATTGTTGAAGAAGCGCCTGAGGATGCTGAAAGCAAACGAGCCTTCAA GTTCCCCTTCATTGCTTGTGAGGTTTTTACATGTGAAATTGATGTTATCTTAAAGACTTTGGTGGATGAAGAGAAG CTAATGAACTTACTTTTCTCCTTCTTGGAACCAAATCGTCCTCATAGTGCCCCACTGGCTGGGTATTTCAGCAAG GTTGTTGTATGCCTAATGATGCGGAAGACAGTCCCACTTATGAATTATGTTCAA GCCCATCAGGATGTTTTCCGTCAGCTAGTTGATTTGATAGGAATTACGTCCATCATGGAG GTTTTGGTTCGACTTGTTGGTGCGGATGACCATGTGTATCCCAATTTTATTGATGTGATGCAATGGTTAGCTGAAAGTAACCTGCTTGAAATGATCGTAGATAAGTTGAGCCCAAAT AATCCTCCTGAAGTTCATGCTAATGCAGCCGAAACACTTTCTGCTATAACTCGAAATGCTCCATCGGCCCTAGCCAACAAACTTTCCAGTCCAAG TTTTGTTACAAGAATATTTGGTCATGCATTGGAAGATTCACATTCAAAGTCTGGTCTTGTACACTCACTTTCGGTCTGCATCTCTTTGTTGGATCCGAAAAGATCAGCAGTTTCTTCTCCCTTGTTCCATTCTTTTCGGAGCCAACATATGTACGAGTCTCCAATCCCTGTTAATCCAGATACTGTCAGTACAATGCTCCCAAAACTTG GCGACTTGCTTATGCTTTTGAATGTGTCATCGGATGAGAAAACATTGCCAACAACATATGGAGAGTTGAGGCCTCCACTTGGAAAGCATCGTTTAAag ATTGTGGAGTTCATTGCTGTTCTACTGAGATCAGGCAATGAAGAGGCAGAAAAGGAATTGGTTAGCTCGGGAACCATCCAACGGGTTATTGATCTTTTCTTTGA GTACCCCTACAATAGTTCCTTACATCATCATGTAGATAGTATAATATCGTCATGCTTGGAAAGCAAGAGTGATGCCATTGTTGACCATCTTCTTCGAGAGTGTGATTTAATTGGAAAGTTCCTTCAAACAGATAAACATCCTATTCTATCTGGTGATGCTAATAAG CCAACGGTACCTGCTGCCGGAAAGTCAGCACCACGGGCAGGAAACCTTGGGCACATAACACGAATTTCTaacaagctcattcaattgggaAACAGCCAAAGCCGTGTTCAGGCATGCCTTCAG GAAAATAGCGAATGGAATGAGTGGCAAACAACAGTTCTGCAGGGGCGCAATGCAGTTGAAAATGTTTATCGATGGGCTTGCGG TCGCCCAACTGCTTTGCAAGACAGGACAAGGGATAGCGACGAGGATGACATGAATGACAGAAATTTTGATGTAGCAGCTCTAGCAAATAATCTAAGCCAGGCTTTTAGATACAAAATTTATGAGAATGAGGATGCAGGAGAG GACCAGGGAGCTCTTGATCGAGATGACGAG GATGTCTACTTTGACGATGAATCTGCTGAAGTGGTCATATCATCCTTGCGTCTTGGTGATGACCAGGGAAG TTTATTCACAAATTCAAACTGGTTTGCGTTCCAAGATGATAGAATTGGTGATGAACCTGTGGGCACATCACCGTCGGAGATGGAAGAAGTAAACTTGAACGGGACTGCGAATGATGGTAATAGCAGTAGTGATGATGAAGTTGTGGTAGGGGATGATGATGAGTTGGCCGGAAGTAAAGACTCCGTCAATGGCACATCCAGTTCCAACACAAACCTTATGAATGGATTTAGCAACAGTGGAAACATGAACCCAGATGGCGAGAAGACAAGTGCATCCAATGAATTGGGGGGTTTCTTCAGATTTGAGACATCCGATAATGATGACATGTATGGAGACAGGCCTTTGCCTGAATGGGTGGGATGGAGTGAAGCTTCAGATTTGCAATTCGGCGGCGCAAGTGTAAATCCATTTGAGGATCATGATGACTCAGTTGTCAATCCTTCCACTGCGGAGGTAGTGGCATCTGATGTTGGTGCTAGTTTGCACTCAAGTGGAGAATCTACACTTTCAAATGGCTCTCCTCCATCCTCCACTGCTTCTACTGCAGGGTCAGCGGGCAGTGATGTGAGCCAGAGATCAGCTGCTGTGCCATCACTGTTTGAAGAGGATGTTGAATTTGTCGGTGTGGAGTTGGAAGGTACTGAGAAGGCTATGGAGCAGGCTCTTAAAGAGGGCATAGTAGGGGAGGCAGGGCCATTGAAGAAAAACATTATGCCAAAGGCGCTAGAAAAGGAGAACCCTGCCGATGGTGAGGCTGCAAATAAGGAGTTCAATGATGCCAACTACTGGAGGGTTGATCAGGAAGTAGCTGTTTCGGAGTGA
- the LOC137714320 gene encoding pleiotropic drug resistance protein 2-like, producing the protein MNAHISGQHGAGWLDWASPLALSNSVGAHEPSSLALGWRRHKQQDLINLLGATYSAILFIGATNASVVQSVVAGERTVFYHERATRMYPELPYAFVQVAIEIIYVAIQNFVYSCLLFFMIGYNFKVEKFLYFYYFIFLCFTYFSMYGMMVVALTPGHQIAAIVMSFLLSFRNLFSGFLIPMPLEVKDSFSKENL; encoded by the exons ATGAATGCTCACATTTCTGGCCAGCACGGGGCTGGCTGGCTGGATTGggccagccctttggccctttcaaatTCTGtgggggcccacgagccctctagcctagccctcggttggagacg ACACAAACAACAAGACCTAATCAATCTATTGGGAGCTACCTATTCCGCCATTCTCTTCATTGGAGCTACCAATGCTTCTGTTGTGCAATCCGTGGTTGCGGGTGAACGAACTGTTTTCTATCATGAAAGAGCAACTAGAATGTATCCAGAGTTGCCTTATGCATTTGTTCAG GTGGCTATTGAGATAATTTACGTTGCAATCCAAAACTTTGTCTATTCATGCCTTCTATTTTTCATGATCGGGTACAATTTCAAGGTGGAGAAGTTTTTGTACTTCTACTACTTCATCTTCTTGTGCTTTACCTACTTCTCTATGTACGGAATGATGGTTGTTGCCCTGACTCCTGGCCATCAAATTGCTGCAATTGTTATGTCATTCTTGTTGAGTTTCCGGAACTTGTTCTCGGGCTTCCTCATTCCCATGCCG CTAGAGGTTAAGGATTCCTTCTCTAAAGAAAATTTATAG
- the LOC137714321 gene encoding uncharacterized protein, whose translation MANLAKLEFAALDITGKNYLTWVLDTKIHLEVRNLGDTIREESNSSSQVRAKAMIFIRRHHDEALKSEYLTVEDPLALWNALRNIYNHQTTVILPRARYEWTHLRIQDFKSVAEYNSALFKITSQMKLCGDIITEEHMLEKTLSTFHASNVLMQQQYRARGYTEYNQLISVLLVAEQNNELLMKNHHS comes from the coding sequence atggcaaacttgGCGAAACTTGAATTTGCTGCCCTGGATATTACCGGGAAGAATTACTTGACTTGGgtactggataccaagatccatctggaagtaaggaatcttggagataccatCAGGGAAGAGAGCAACTCATCCTCTCAAGTTCGGGCAAAGGCCATGATTTTCATTCGTCGCCATCATGATGAGGCGCTAAAGAGCGAGtacttaacggttgaagatccgttagctctctggaatgccttgagaaacatatacaatcaccaaacaacggtgattcttccaagggccCGCTATGAGTGGACTCATCTGAGGATCCAGGACTTCAAGTCAGTGGCAGAATACAATTCTGCGTTGTTCAAAATTACCTCTCAGATGAAGCTCTGTGGGGACATTATTACTGAGGaacatatgctggaaaagactctcagcacatttcatgcctccaacgtgCTCATGCAACAACAGTATAGAGCGCGAGGCTACACTGAGTATAACCAGCTGATATCTGTGCTCTTAGTAGCTGAACAGAACaatgagctcctgatgaaaaacCATCATTCTTGA